The Solanum pennellii chromosome 11, SPENNV200 genome contains a region encoding:
- the LOC107005023 gene encoding SUN domain-containing protein 4 isoform X2: MQRSRRALLQRRALEKAIYGRERAYKVSLSAVTVLWTLVFVLNLWIGHGDVNEDGSGDFPVAVRLYTENKPQYSRDTCFALRKTDSLSQEIQFEDSAKTSCTQAGKSRVTNKESADVLQNNNAGPAIQEQASEGNPLSEKDASKSDRFARAVPPGLDEFKNKAFNAKNHNKIGHAEGIIHRLEPGGSEYNYASSSKGAKVLAYNKEAKGASNILSRDKDKYLRNPCSAEEKFVVIELSEETLVDTVEVANFEHHSSNLKDFELLGSPIYPTDTWIKLGNFTAVNVRHAQRFLLPEPKWVRYLKLNLLGHYGSEFYCTLSILEVYGVDAVEIMLEDLISNQDKLFVPEQTSNEDKSVPTQHVSNHGETFKNANEETEKDLPADIIKGVMTTNVPDPVEEISRQQVNRMPGDSLKILMKKVRSLDINLSVLERYLEELNSRYGKIFKDFDSEIGEKDVLLQNIRSDIRGLSHSKDALGKEVVDLVSWKSLVSTQLEEIIRGNAILRKEVEKVQRNQVHMENKGIVIFLVCSFFGLLAFFKLLVDTILGNFRSENSKKFCSESYSWYFLLLSSTITIIILSL, encoded by the exons GCTCTGGAGATTTTCCTGTTGCTGTAAGATTATATACAGAAAATAAACCTCAATATAGTAGAGACACTTGTTTTGCTTTGCGCAAAACCGACAGTTTATCACAGGAAATCCAATTCGAAGATTCAGCCAAGACTTCATGTACACAGGCAGGGAAAAGTCGAGTTACAAATAAAGAATCAGCGGATGTTTTGCAAAACAACAACGCTGGTCctgcaattcaagaacaagctagtGAAGGAAATCCACTTTCAGAGAAGGATGCTTCAAAATCTGACAGATTTGCTCGTGCTGTGCCTCCAGGTCTTGATGAATTCAAAAACAAGGCATTTAACGCCaaaaatcataacaaaattGGCCATGCTGAAGGAATTATACATAGGTTAGAGCCTGGAGGATCAGAGTATAATTATGCTTCTTCTTCAAAAGGAGCCAAAGTCCTGGCTTACAACAAGGAAGCAAAAGGTGCTTCAAACATCTTGAGCAGAGATAAGGACAAGTACCTTCGTAATCCTTGTTCAGCTGAAGAGAAGTTTGTTGTTATCGAACTGTCAGAAGAAACCCTTGTGGATACAGTGGAGGTTGCAAATTTTGAACATCACTCGTCTAACTTAAAAGATTTTGAGCTCCTTGGTAGTCCCATTTATCCTACAGACACATGGATTAAACTTGGAAATTTTACCGCTGTAAATGTAAGGCATGCTCAGAGGTTTCTTCTTCCAGAGCCAAAATGGGTAAGATATCTTAAACTGAATCTTCTGGGCCATTATGGTTCAGAGTTCTATTGTACCCTGAGCATTTTAGAGGTGTACGGAGTTGATGCTGTTGAAATTATGCTTGAGGATCTTATCTCTAATCAAGATAAGTTGTTTGTACCTGAACAAACTAGTAATGAGGATAAATCTGTGCCCACTCAACATGTTTCTAATCACGGCGAAACTTTTAAAAATGCCAATGAAGAAACGGAAAAAGATCTTCCAGCTGATATTATAAAGGGAGTAATGACAACTAATGTGCCTGACCCAGTGGAAGAAATTAGTCGTCAACAGGTAAATAGGATGCCGGGGGACAGTCTGAAGATACTGATGAAAAAAGTACGATCTCTGGATATCAATTTGTCAGTTTTGGAACGATACCTGGAAGAGTTAAATTCTAGATATGGAAAGATTTTTAAAGACTTCGATTCTGAAATTGGAGAAAAAGATgttcttcttcaaaatattaGGTCCGACATAAGGGGTTTATCTCACAGCAAGGATGCCTTA GGTAAAGAAGTTGTCGACCTAGTATCATGGAAATCCCTTGTTTCCACACAGCTGGAAGAGATTATCAGGGGAAATGCTATTCTCAG GAAGGAGGTTGAAAAGGTTCAAAGGAATCAGGTACACATGGAGAACAAAggaattgttatttttcttgtatGTTCATTTTTTGGATTATTGGCTTTTTTCAAGCTACTAGTAGATACAATTTTGGGTAATTTTAGGTCAGAAAATTCCAAGAAATTTTGTTCAGAGAGTTACTCCTGGTATTTTCTACTCTTGAGTTCTACCATTACAATTATAATCCTTTCCTtgtaa